A genome region from Schistocerca nitens isolate TAMUIC-IGC-003100 chromosome 4, iqSchNite1.1, whole genome shotgun sequence includes the following:
- the LOC126252264 gene encoding facilitated trehalose transporter Tret1-like, translating to MGDMGKPSTLRRRLPQLFAALSATLGGFSLGAVLGWTSPASEPLRRQLGLSDETVSWLAGVTPLGALAAMLAAAVLLDRVGRRRALLATAPPFVAGWLLLAFCRHPAALLVGRFVTGFCGGAFSTAAPVYIGEIAEKDIRGALGVCYQLLLTGGILYVYVVGKWAPLVWLSVVCAIPPILFFVLFFFVPESPIFLLSKDRREEAIRALHWFRGGDEADITDDLAEMEQSVTETKERTGSLRDMFTSRAAVRGLAIGVGLQLAQQLSGVNIIIFFSVPIFVAAGTSMDPSDCAIVVGVVQVASTLLSTLLVERAGRRVWLVLSLSGMGVCMVVLGVYFHLKQQNAAAVAGVGWLPLLAMCAYLLTYSLGTGPLPWAMIGELFPGEIKGIASSICGGANWILCFIVSKTFTNLVDAFGTAVTFWVYAGICFVAATWIFFFVIETRNKPLAQIQKELAGKS from the exons CGACGCTGGGCGGCTTTTCGCTGGGCGCGGTGCTGGGTTGGACGTCGCCCGCGTCGGAGCCGCTGCGGCGGCAGCTGGGTCTGTCCGACGAGACGGTGTCATGGCTGGCGGGCGTGACGCCGCTGGGCGCCCTGGCGGCCATGCTGGCGGCGGCCGTGCTGCTGGACCGCGTGGGCCGGCGGCGCGCGCTGCTGGCCACGGCCCCGCCCTTCGTCGCCGGCTGGCTGCTGCTCGCCTTCTGCCGGCACCCCGCAGCGCTGCTCGTCGGCCGCTTCGTCACCGGCTTCTGCGGCGGCGCCTTCTCCACCGCGGCGCCCGTCTACATCGGGGAGATCGCCGAAAAAGACATCCGCGGCGCTCTCGGAGTCTGCTACCAGCTGCTGCTCACTGGAG GTATCCTGTACGTGTACGTGGTGGGCAAGTGGGCGCCGCTGGTGTGGCTGTCCGTGGTGTGCGCCATCCCGCCCATCCTGTTCTTCGTGCTGTTCTTCTTCGTGCCGGAGTCGCCCATCTTCCTGCTGTCCAAGGACAGGCGGGAGGAGGCCATCCGAGCTCTGCACTGGTTCCGCGGTGGCGATGAGGCTGACATCACCGACGACCTGGCCGAGATGGAGCAG tcTGTGACGGAGACTAAGGAGCGCACTGGCTCTCTGCGGGACATGTTCACGTCTCGCGCGGCGGTGCGAGGCCTGGCAATCGGCGTGGGCCTGCAACTGGCGCAGCAGCTGTCCGGCGtcaacatcatcatcttcttctccgTGCCCATCTTTGTTGCTGCCGGCACCTCCATGGACCCCAGCGACTGCGCCATTGTTGTCGGCGTCGTCCAG GTGGCGTCGACACTGCTGTCGACCCTGCTGGTGGAGCGCGCGGGCCGCCGCGTGTGGCTGGTGCTGTCGctgtcgggcatgggcgtgtgcatGGTGGTGCTGGGCGTCTACTTCCACCTCAAGCAGCAAAACGCCGCCGCCGTGGCCGGCGTCGGATGGCTGCCGCTGCTCGCCATGTGCGCCTACCTGCTCACCTACTCGCTGGGCACTGGCCCTCTGCCCTGGGCCATGATCGGCGAGCTCTTCCCCGGCGAGATCAAGGGCATCGCCAGCTCCATCTGCGGCGGCGCCAACTGGATCCTCTGCTTCATCGTCTCCAAGACGTTCACCAACTTGGTGGACGCTTTCGGCACTGCCGTCACCTTCTGGGTGTACGCGGGCATCTGTTTTGTGGCTGCCACCTGGATCTTCTTCTTCGTCATCGAGACCAGAAACAAGCCACTTGCTCAGATACAGAAGGAACTTGCGGGGAAGTCATGA